GAGCGTGTGCTTCTTGCCATCGGCGCGATTGCGCAGCGACGAGGGGAACGACCGCAGGTCCAGTTTTTCGTACAGGGTTTTGGCCTGCTTGCCGGAGGCGGCGGCCTTCTGCGCGACGAAGGGCTTGCCTGTGATCACGCGGATGCTGTCGCACAGCCGGTATTCGCTGCGGATCTCGAAGTTGCGGGTCGACTCGACCGGCTGGCTCTTCGACAGCAGGTCCGAATATTCGAGGCAGTTCTTGGCCGAAGCGCCGTTGTCGAACACGAGCGGCGTGCGCTCTGCCGTGAGCGAGGCCTTGAGGTTCTGCAGTGCCGAAAGCAGTTCCGGGTTGGTGACGTGCACCACGCCGACCGCGTGGTCGGCGGCAGGCGTGGCATTGGCGGCATGCAGGGCAGCGGAAACCATCGCGGCGCTGGCCAGGGCGATCCATCGTTTCATTTGACTTTCTCCAGCAGGGCGGCTTCCTTGCCGCGGCGGGTGGGGTACACGTCCCCGAAGTTCTTGAGCAGCTTGACCGCTTCGGTCCAGTCCTGTTCGGTGACGGCCTTCCAGAATTTCGGCGTGGCGGCATCCAGGTTGACGCCGTACTGGAAGGACACCGACGCGATGACGGTCTGCGCTTCCGCGGGCAGGTCGATGAAGTTCTTCTTGGCGGCCGTGGCCGAGTCGTACTTCAGCTTCACGCTGGCGATGTGGCTGGCCTTGGTGGCCTTGTCGATGGATTCGGCCTCGGCGGCGGTAATCGTCAGCGGCGTCTTTTCGATCAGCGTCTTGGCGTCGGTGCCCTTGGTGCCGAGGTAGGGTTTGAGCTTGGTGACCAGGCCGCTGGCCAGGCCCAGGTTCTTCAGATCGCTCTCGGAGCGTTGGCCCAGGTCGAACCCGGTTGCGATGGTCACGCCGCTCTTGCTCACGTTGGCCGCCGGCACGTAGCCGGTGGTCAGCGAGCCGCCCTCCAGGGCGCTCAGGAATGCATAGTCGATTTGTTCTGGCATGTCTGGTGGATGAAGGTGATCGGTGGCTGCCGCACTCGGAGGAATGGGCCGGTTCGTTGAGAAGAGGGGAATCGAAAAATCGCGCCCCCTGGGATGCGATCGGGCCGCCGCAGCGTCGTGCCGCGGGCCGAAGATATCATCGAAAAAGGTCGGCAAATCGTGGATCTTCTCCTGGCTCGCAGGTGATGCCTGCGTCAATGTTGTCCAAACATTTCATTCGTAACAGGCTGAGGAAAACATCGACATGGCAACACAACTGTGGCAGTTCTGGGTGGACCGTGGCGGCACCTTCACCGACGTGGTGGGCCGCCGGCCCGACGGCACCCTGGTCACGCACAAGCTGCTGTCCGAAAACCCCGGGCACTATCGCGATGCCGCGGTGGCCGGCATCCGCCACCTGCTGGGCCTGGCGCCCGGCGCGCCCGTGTCGCCCACGCAGGTGGAGTGCGTGAAGATGGGCACCACCGTGGCCACCAACGCGCTGCTGGAGCGCAAGGGCGAGCCCACGCTGCTGGTGACCACGCGGGGCTTTCGCGATGCGCTGCGCATCGCCTACCAGAACCGCCCCCGCCTGTTCGACCGCCGCATCGTGCTGCCCGAGCTGCTGTACAGCCGCGTGATCGAGGCGCAGGAGCGCGTGGGCGCCCATGGCGAGGTCGAGCAGGCGCTGGACGAGGCCCACCTGCGCGAGCGCCTGTGGGCCGCCCACGACGCGGGCCTGCGCAGCGTGGCCATCGTGTTCATGCATGGCTACCGCTACACCGCGCACGAGCAGGCGGCGGCGCGGCTCGCACACGAGGCGGGCTTCACGCAGGTGAGCACCTCGCACGGCACCAGCCCGCTGATGAAGTTCGTGAGCCGGGGCGACACCACCGTGGTGGATGCCTACCTGTCGCCCATCCTGCGCCGCTATGTGGAGCAGGTGGCGGCCGAGATGCCGGGCGTGCCGCTGTACTTCATGCAGTCGTCGGGCGGGCTCACCGATGCGCACCGTTTCCAGGGCAAGGACGCGATCCTCTCCGGCCCGGCCGGCGGGATCGTGGGGATGGCGCGCACGGCGGAGCTGGCCTTCGCGGGCCAGGCGCGCGGTGCCGGCGGGGCCGCTGGCCCAGGCGATTCGGTGCGCGTGATCGGCTTCGACATGGGCGGCACCTCCACCGACGTGAGCCACTACGCGGGCGAGTTCGAGCGCGAGTTCGAAACCCAGGTGGCGGGCGTACGCATGCGCGCGCCGATGATGAGCATCCACACCGTGGCCGCCGGCGGCGGCTCGCTGCTGGAATACGACGGTGCGCGCTTTCGCGTGGGCCCGCAGAGCGCGGGCGCCAACCCGGGGCCGGCCAGCTACCGCCGGGGCGGGCCGCTGGCCGTGACCGATGCCAACGTGATGGTCGGCAAGATCCAGCCCGCGCACTTTCCGCACGTGTTCGGCCATGGCGGCGACGAGCCGCTCGATGCGGCCGTGGTGCAGGCCCGCTTCGACGACCTCGCGGCGCAGGCCGGCCGCGCCGCGCACGACGTGGCGCACGGCTTCATCCAGATCGCGGTGCAGCAGATGGCCAATGCCATCAAGAAGATCTCGGTCGCACGGGGCTACGACGTCACGCGCTACACCCTGCAGTGCTTCGGCGGCGCGGGCGGGCAGCATGCCTGCCTGGTGGCCGATGCGCTGGGCATGCAGCGCGTGTTCGTGCACCCGCTGGCCGGCGTGCTGTCGGCCTACGGCATGGGCCTGGCCGACCAGAACCTGATCCGCGAGCAGGCGGTGGAGGCGCGCCTGTCGTCCGAGGCCCTGGGCGGCATCGCCCACACGCTGGATGCGCTGGCCCAGGCGGCCGAGGCCGAGATGGCACAGCAGCAGCAAGGCGGTGCGCCGGTGTCGGTGCGCCGCCGGGTGCATGTGCGGTACGAGGGCTCGGACGCGGCGCTGGTCGTGCCCGTCGGCGAGGTGCCGGAGGTGCCGGCCATCACGGCGGGGTTCGAGGCGGCGTACCGCCAGCGCTTCGCCTTTCTCATGCGGGGCCGGGCGTTGATCGTGGAGGCGGTCTCGGTCGAGGCGGTGGTGGCCGGCGACGCGCCGGTCGAGCCGATGCAGGCCCTGCAACCGCCGCGCGAGGCGCCGCGCCGTGGCACCGTGCGCATGTACACCGTGGGCGTGGACGGCGTGCCCGCGTGGCAGGACGCGGCCCTGGTGGTGCGCGAGGACCTGCGCCCCGGCGACGTGATCGCCGGCCCGGCCATCATTGCCGAGAAGAACGCCACCACCGTGGTGGAGCCGGGCTGGCAGGCCGCGCTGACGGCCCTCGACCACCTGGTGATCGACCGCACCACCGCGCGCAGCGTACGGCATGCGCTGGGCACCACGGTGGACCCGGTGCTGCTGGAGGTGTTCAACAACCTCTTCATGAACATCGCCGAACAGATGGGGCTGCAGCTGCAGAACACCGCGTACTCGGTGAACATCAAGGAGCGCCTCGACTTCAGCTGCGCGCTGTTCGACGCCCAGGGCCACCTGATCGCCAACGCGCCGCACATGCCGGTGCACCTGGGCTCGATGGGCGAGAGCATCAAGGCGGTCATCCACCGCAATGCCGGCCGCATGCAGCCGGGCGACGTGTACGTGCTGAACGACCCGTACCACGGCGGCACCCACCTGCCGGACATCACCGTCATCACGCCCGTGTACCTGGCCGAAGAGGCCGAACCCACGTTCTACGTCGGCAGCCGCGGCCACCATGCCGACGTGGGCGGCACCACCCCCGGCTCGATGCCGCCGTTTTCCACGCGCATCGAGGAAGAGGGTGTGCAGATCGACAACGTCAAGCTGGTGGAGCGCGGCGTGCTGCGCGAGGCCGAAATAGTGGCCCTGCTGCAAAGCGGCGAATACCCCAGCCGCAACCCGCAGCAGAACCTGGCCGACCTGAAGGCGCAGATCGCCGCCAACGAAAAGGGCGTGCAGGAGCTGCGGCGGATGGTGCAGCAGTTCGGCCTGCCCGTGGTGCAGGCCTACATGGGCCATGTGCAGGACAACGCCGAGGAGTCGGTGCGCCGGGCCATCACCCGCCTGGCCGCCCGGCTCCAGGACGGCGTCTTCACGCTGCCGCTGGACAACGGCGCGCAGATCCAGGTCGCCGTGCGCGTGGACGCCGCCGCCCGCAGCGCGGTGATCGACTTCACCGGCACCTCGGCGCAGCAGGCGAACAACTTCAACGCGCCCACCGCGGTGTGTATGGCCGCGGTGCTGTACGTGTTCCGCTCGCTGGTGGACGACGACATTCCGCTGAACGCCGGCTGCCTCAAGCCGCTGCAGGTCATCATCCCGCCCGGCTCCATGCTCAACCCCCTGCCGCCGGCGTCCGTGGTGGCGGGCAACGTGGAAACCTCCACCTGCATCACCAATGCGCTGCTGGGCGCGTTGGGCGTGTCGGCGGGCAGCCAGTGCACGATGAACAATTTCACCTTCGGCAACGACCGCCACCAGTACTACGAGACCATCTCGGGCGGCAGCGGCGCCGGTGGGGTGTTCGGCGACGACGGGGACTGCGTGGACGGTTTCGACGGCACGAACGTGGTGCAGACGCACATGACCAACTCGCGCCTGACCGATCCGGAGATCCTGGAGTTCCGCTTTCCGGTGCGGCTGGAGAGCTATGCCATCCGCACCGATTCGGGTGGAGCAGGGCGGTGGAAGGGCGGCAACGGCGGCGTGCGCCGGGTGCGGTTTCTCGAACCCATGACGGCCGGCATCCTGTCGAACGGGCGCCGCCACGGCGCGTTCGGCATGGCGGGCGGCCAGCCGGGGCAGCCGGGCATCAACCGGGTGGTGCGTGCGGACGGCCGGGTGGAGGTGCTGGAGCACATCGGCCAGGCGCAGATGGAGCCGGGCGATGTGTTCGAGGTGCACACGCCGGGGGGCGGCGGCTTCGGCGGGGCGGGTTCTTGATTTAAGCGGAAAAGGCCGCCAGCGCATATTCCACTAGGGCATCATGCTATTGAATTAGTAGCGTTCGGCTGTGTCCAGCCACCGATGCCGCTCGTCCGGTACGGACCGTTCGGCATGTGGTCAAACAGGCCGTGGCGGCATATTCTTCTAGGGCATATTGCTACAAATTTGGTAGCAAGCACATCGAAGAAGGCGCCGAGAAACACGCCGAGAAGATGCGCCGACGATCGCCTCAGGAGTCGCGGTCGGTGCTCTCGTGCAGGCGGCTCAGGCTGGGCGGCACGTTCTGGCCGGCCCGGCGCGCGCGGAACAGGGCAGCGCGCATCAGGAAGATGTTGGTCACCGGCACGGTGACCGCCACGAACAGGCCGATGAGCAGCGGGTGCAGCGCCAGCCCGGCGCCCTGGACCGAAAAGTACAGCAGCGTGGCCAGCACGATGCACCAGCACCCGAGCGTGGCGATCACGGACGGCGCGTGCACCCGCTCGAAGTAGGTCGGCAGGCGCAGCAGCCCGAGCGACCCCAGCAGGGCGATGCCGCACCCGGCCAGCACCAGGGCCGCGATGGCGATCTCGGCCCACAGGGGCAGGGTGGTGGCGGTCATTCGATCACCTCGCCGCGCAGCAGGAACTTGGCCATCGCCGTGGAGCTGGCAAAGCCCAGCAGCGCGATCAGCATCGCCGCCTCGAAGTAGTTCGTGCTGCCGTAGTAGATGCCCAGCACCAGCATGCACAGCATGCCGTTCAGGTACATGCAGTCCAGGGCCAGCACCCGGTCCTGCGCCGACGGGCCCTTGAGCATGCGCACCAGGGCGCAGGACATCGCCAGCACCAGCAGGAAGACGGCGACCGGCAGCGCGATGGACAGGATGGAACCGTTGGTCATGATTCGAAAATCTCCATCAGGGGGCGCTCGTAGCGCGTTTTGACGTGATCGATGGTGGCCTGCTTGTCGTCCAGTTCCAGCACGTGCAGCATCAGCACCGAACGGTCCAGCGACAGTTCGGCCCACGACGTGCCGGGGGTGATGCACACGATCATCGCCAGCACCGCCAGGGCGTTCGGGTCGCGCATCTCCAGTGGAATCTGCACGAAGCCCGGCGGGTGCGGCCGGTGGCCCGATGGCGTTGCCAGAAAGCGCAGCAGCCGCAGGTTGGACACCACGCTGTCGGCGATGACGGACGCCACCAGCCGCAGCACGGTGCCGGGCCGGCGGATGCGCACCGGCAGGGGCCGCAGGCCACGCGTGAGCGCAGGGATGGCGATGGCCACGCACGCCGCCAGCACGAGCTGCCCGGCGCTCACCGAGCGGTTGAGCATGAGCCACATCACGAACAGCGCCACGGACAGCAGCGGGGCCGGGAACAGGCGCTTCATGGCGTCTCCTTCGCGGGCGGCTGCGCCGGCGTGACCGGCCCGGGCACGGGCCGCGCCGACATCACCGCGCGGATGTAGCTGGACGGGGTGTGCAGCGCGTTGGCGGTGGCCTGCGTGAACCGCATCACCGCGCCGGCGTACAGCGTGAGGCCGATGCACCCGGCCAGCAGCAGCGCGATCGGCAGGCCTTCCAGTACGCGCAGCTGGGGCGGGCGGCGGTCGTGCGTGGTCCAAAAATAGCGCATGCCGGTGCGGGTGAGGGCGATCAGCGCGAAGAGGCCGGTGACGATCATCAGCGCCAGCAGCACCCACCCCGGCGTGCCGGGCTGGTAGCCGGATGACGAACCCAGGCCCAGCGGGTTCAGCAGCGCCGTCAGCATGGCGAACTTGCCCACGAAGCCCGACAGCGGCGGCAGCCCGGCGATCACCAGCGTGCACAGCAGGTAGGCCAGGCCCAGGAAGGCGGCGGCGGCGGGAATGACCCGGCCGATCAGCACGGTCTCGTCCTCGTCGAGGTTCAGGCCCGCGGCGGGCACCAGCTCGGCCGTGAGGAAAGGCGCGTCATCGTGCCGCTCGTGCGGCGCGAGCGTGGCGCCGTCGTTGCGCCAGCGGTCGATCAGGTCGCCCAGCAGGAACATCGCGCTGATCGCCAGCGTGGAGCTGGGCAGGTAGTACAGCAGCCCGGCGGTCAGCACGTTCTGCCCGAAACCGGCCGCCGCCAGCAGCGTGCCGGACGAAAGAATGGCCGCATAGCCCGCCAGGTGCGTGAGCCGCTGCGAGCCCAGCATGCCGATGCCGCCGAAGGCCATGGTGATCATGCCGCCGCCGATCAGCCACAGGCTGCCGAACAGCGCGGAGGCGCCGGCCTCGCTGCTGAACATGAGCGTCCACAGCCGCAGGATGGTGTACACGCCCACCTTGGTCATCAGCGCGAACAGCGCGCCGGCCGGCGCGGTGGCGGCGCTGTAGGCCGGCACCAGCCAGAAGTTGAGCGGCCACATCGCGGCCTTGATGAGGAAGGCCGTGGCCAGGATGGCCGCCGCCGCGTGCAGCAGGCCCCGGTCCGCCGCCGCCACCTTGGGAATGCTCTGCGCCAGATCGGCCATGTTCAGCGTGCCGGTGATGCCGTACAGCATCGACACGCCGATGAGAAACAGCGACGACGCCGCCAGGTTGATCGCGATGTAGTGCAGCCCGGCCTGCACGCGCGTGCGGCCCGAGCCGTGCAGCAGCAGCCCGTAGGAGGCGGCCAGCATGATCTCGAAGAACACGAACAGATTGAACAGGTCGGCGGTGAGGAACGCGCCCGCCAGCCCCATCAGCTGGAACTGGAACAGCGGGTGGTAGTGCACCCCGGCGCGGTGCCAGCGGGCGGCCGCGAAGACGATGGAGCACAGCGCGACGGCACTGGTCAGCGCCAGCATCATGGCCGAGAGCCGGTCCAGCGCCAGCACGATGCCGAACGGCGCGGGCCAGTTGCCCGGCAGGTACACGCCCATGGTGGTGGGCACGGTGGCCTGGGCCGTCCACAGCAGCAGCGCCGTGGCCACCAGCAGGCCGAGGAACGTGGATGCGATGTTCAGGCCCAGCTTGAGCCGCTGGCGCTCTTCGCGCAGCAGCAGCATCAGCGCGGCGGTGAGCAGCGGCAGCACGATGGGCACCAGCATCAGGTGCGGCATCCATGCGGAAAGGGCGTGCGCGAGGGCCGGGGTCACGGCATCTCCTGCACGTCGTGCGAGCGCGTGCCGTCCACATGGTCGGTGCCCGACATGCCGCGCGATGCCAGCAGCACCACGAGGAACAGCGCCGTCATGGCGAAGCCGATCACGATGGCGGTCAGCACCAGCGCCTGCGGCATGGGGTCGGCATAGTGCAGCAGGTCCTTCGGAACACCTTCCACCAGCACGGGTTCCTTGTTGATGGCCAAGCCCAGGCGGCCCATGCTGAAGATGAACAGGTTGACGGCATACGACAGCAGGGCCAGGCCCATGATGACCTGGAAGGTCCGTGGGCGCAGCAGCAGCCACACGCCGGAGCCGGTGAGCACGCCGATGGCAATGGCGAGAACGATTTCCATCAGCGGACTCCTCCTTCGGGGGCGGTGGTGTCGGGGCTGGCCGCCAGCTCGGCCTCGCGCTCCTCGGCCAGGCGCGCGTGGTAGCGGTGGCCGCGCACCGATTGGTGGGCGATGGCGGTGAGGATCAGCAGCGTCGAGCCGACGACCAGGGTGAACACGCCGATGTCGAAGAACAGCGCGCTGGCGATGTGGATCTCGCCGATCACCGGCAGGTGCAGGTGCGCGGTGTGGCTGGTCAGGAACGGATAGCCCAGCGCGATGGCACCCAGCCCGGTACCCAGGGCGAACAGCAACCCCATGCCGATCCAGCGGCGCGGGTACAGCGGCAGATGCGCCTCGACCCAGTGCGTGCCCGAGATGATGTATTGCAGCAGCAGCCCCACCGACAGCACCAGCCCGGCCACGAAGCCGCCGCCAGGCTCGTTGTGGCCGCGCATGAACATGTAGAACGACACCAGGGCCGTGAACGGCAGCAGCAGCCGCACCAGCACGGCGGGCACCATCAGGTAGCCGATGGCGGTGTCGGTCGCATTGCGCGGATTGAGCAGGTCGGTCTGCAGATCGGCCGGCATGTTGCGCTGCTGCTCGGGCAGGTCCATGGTCTCGCGCGCGGGGCGGAAGCGGCGCAGCAGCGCATACACCGTCAGGGCGACGATGCCCAGCACCACGATCTCGCCGAAGGTGTCGAAGCCGCGGAAGTCCACCAGCATCACGTTGACCACGTTGGTGCCGCCGCCCTCGGTCTGCGCGCGCTCCAGGAAGAAGGTGGACGTGCTTTCAGGGAACGGCCGGCTCATCATGGTGAAGGCCAGCCAGGCCATGCCGGCGCCGGCGGCCAGCGCCACCGCCATGTCGCGCAGCCGCCGTGCCCGCACGATGCCCGGGTGGGTTGTGTCCACGCCGCGCAACCGCTCGTCGCGCCGCGGTAGCCAGCGCAGGCCCAGCAGAACGAGTACGGTGGTGACGATCTCCACCACGATCTGCGTGAGTGCCAGGTCGGGCGCCGAGAACCACAGAAAGGTGATGCAGGTGCACATGCCCGCGCCGCCCATGAGCGTCAGTGCCGCCAGCCGGTGGTACTTGGCCTGCCATGCCGCGGCCACCGCGCAGATCGAGCCCAGCGTCCATAGCACGACGAAGGCCGGTGACAGGGGCAGCGTGCCGCGGTCGCCGAGCTGCAGGCCCTGCGTCCACAGCGGCAGGGCGGCAGCGGCCAGGGCAGCCAGCACCAGCCACAGCATCTGCCACTGCAGCCGCGGCGTGGCCATCAGGCGCCGGCCGTTGTGCCCGCACAGCGTGAGCCAGGTGAGGGCGATCTCGAACAGGCGCCGCCCGCTCACGCGGTAGATGAGCGGGGGCGCATCCACCTTGCCGGCGGCGCGCTGGCGGCGCAGCAGAAGGTACAGCGCGGTGCCGCCGCCCAGGGCGACCAGGCTCATCACGAAGGGGGTATTGAAGCCGTGCCAGATGGCCAGGCTGAACTCGGGCAACGGGCCGCCGACCACTGGCCGCGCCGCCGCGTCCAGGTACTGGCCCACCGACCACGCGGGAAAGATGCCGACCACCAGGCAGGCCAGCACCAGCAGTTCCACCGGCACGCGCATCCAGTGCGGGGGCTCGTGCGGCTGGCGCGGCAGGTCTTGCGCGCGTGGCCCCCAGAACACATCCACGATGAAGCGCAGGGAGTAGGCCACGCTGAACACGCCGGCCAGCGTGGCGGCGACGGGCAGCACGGTCGCCACCAGCGGTGAGGCGTCCAGGAACACCGTCTCGGCGAAGAACATTTCCTTGGACAGAAAGCCGTTGAGCAGCGGCACGCCCGCCATGGAGGCGCTGGCCACCATCGCCAGGGTGGCCGTCACCGGCATCATGGTGCGCAGCCCGGACAGGCGCCGGATGTCGCGCGTCCCGCTTTCATGGTCCACGATGCCCGCCGCCATGAAAAGCGAGGCCTTGAAGGTGGCGTGGTTCATGATGTGGAACACCGCCGCCACCGCCGCCAGCGGGCTGTTCAGCCCCAGCAGCAGCGTGATCAGGCCCAGGTGCGAGATCGTGGAATACGCCAGCAGCCCCTTGAGGTCGTTCTGGAACATGGCCGCGTAGCCGCCCACCAGCAGCGTGCACACGCCCGCGCCGCCCACCAGCCAGAACCAGGGCTCGGTGCCGCCCATCACGGGCCACATGCGCGCCAGCAGGAAGACGCCGGCCTTCACCATCGTGGCCGAGTGCAGGTAGGCCGACACGGGTGTCGGCGCGGCCATGGCGTTGGGGAGCCAGAAGTGGAAGGGGAACTGCGCGCTCTTGGTCAACGCGCCCAGCAGCACCAGCACCAGGGCCGTCAGGTACCACGGGTGGTTGCGGATCTGCTCGCCGGCGGCCAGCACATGGTCGAGGTCGTAGCTGCCCACGATGTGCCCGATCACCAGCATGCCGGCCAGCATGCACAGCCCGCCCGTGCCTGTCACCGTGAGCGCCATGCGAGCGCCCCGTCGCGCGTCCTGGCGGTGGTACCAGTAGCCGATCAGCAGGAAGGAGAACAGGCTGGTGAGTTCCCAGAAGAAGGCCAGCTGGATGATGTTGCCCGACAGCACCACACCGGCCATCGCCCCCATGAACGCCAGGAAGAACGAGAAGAAGCGCGGCACCGGATCGGCCGGCGACATGTAGTAGCGCGCATACAGCACCACCAGCGAGCCGATGCCCAGGATCAGCATGCAGAACATCCAGGCGAATCCGTCCATGCGGATCACCAGGTTCAGCCCCAGCGCGGGCAGCCAGGGGATTTCCTGGCGCAGCACCCCGCCCGCGGCGATCTCCGGAAAGTACAGCGCGGCCTGCACCGCGCAGAACAGCGCGATCGCACCGGCGAGTGTGGATTCGGTGTTGCGCGCGTTCGACGGCAGCACCGCCGCCAGCAGGCTGCCGATGAAGGGGAGGAGGACGAGGAGGATCAGGGGCATGCCCGGACGATTCTACGGGCATGCCTTTCGGACATGCTATGAATACCCTAGCAGAGCCCGGAGATTGGGCGTGCTGCTGGCTCGCAATCCGTTGGGTGTCTAACGCGACGCGCCCGCCATGGGCGGCGATGGGACGGCTGCGGCCGGCGCGCCGCCGAACGCGGCACCGTTCACCGTGAGGCCTTCGCTGGACAGGCGCGCGGCGGAGGCCTTGCCCAGGCCCGGGACGCGGCCGACGAGGTCTGGCCAGTTCTGGAACGGACCTTTCTCCCGGGCCTGGAGAATCCTGGCCGACAGTGCCGGGCCGATGCCTTTGACCCCGTCGAGGTCGGCGACGGACGCCGTGTTGACCTCCACCGCCGTCACGGCGGCAGCGCAGTGAACGGCTGCGGCCATGGCCATCAGCAGGGCCTTGATCCCCCGCAGCCTCATAGCTCTTCCACCCGCCGGGCGGGGTAGCTGTCCCAGGTCTGGCAGCCGGGGCACTGCCAAAAATGCTGCCGCGCCTCGAAGCCGCAGGCCGCACAGCGGTAGCGGGTGAGCGGCTTTGTCGCTTGGTCCAGCGCCTTTTGCACCTGGGGATGGAACTGCTCGTGCTCCAGTGTTTCCTGCGCCAGCCACTTCGCGGCCGCCACCAGCGAGGGCTCCTTGTCCAGATGGCGCACGTACCACTGCGGCCCGGGCCGGGACGCGTCGCCCGAGGCGGCGTCCATCGACACGATGGCCTCCAGCATGTCCAGCGACGGCGCCCGCTCGTAGTGGCCCAGCAGCAACTGGTAGGTTTCCTCGGCGCGCTGGGTGGCTGCGCCCACTTCGACCAGCAACGGGGCGGCCAGGGGCAGGGCGCCGGGCGATTCGCGCGACAGTTCCAGCAGCGTGGAAAACGCCTGTTCCGGCCGGCCGCAGCGGTGGTGCAGGCGGGCCAGTTCGATGCGCGGGCGGGGGGCGTGGGGCGCGGCGGCCACGGCCTCTTCGAACTGCGCCTGCGCGGCTTCCTGGTCGCCTTGCGCGGCCCGCGCGATGGCCTGCTCGCACAGGTAGTGGGCCTGCCGCGTGCTGAAGTCGCCCTGGTGCGATCCGTGCCTCTTGCGGGCGATGGCCGCCGCCTGCGGCCAGTCGCGCGAGCGTTCGTAGATGGCCAGCAGGGCCAGGCGCGACTGGCTCTCGAACGGCGTGTTCTCCAGCCGCCGCAGGGCATCCTCCGCGCGGTCGAGCAGGCCGGCCTTGAGGAAGTCCAGGGCCAGCGCATGCTGTGCCCGGTCGCGGTCGGTGCGGCTCAGGTCGCCGCGCGACAGCAAGTGCTCGTGCACGCGGACCGCGCGGTTGTACTCGCCACGGCGGCGAAAGAGGTTGCCCAGCGCGAAATGCAATTCGGACGTGTCCGGATCGTTCTGCACCGCCTCGATGAAGGCATCGATCGCCTGGTCCTGCTGCTCGTTGAGCAGGAAGTTCAGGCCCTTGAAATAGGCCTTGGGCGCGCGGCGGTTCTCCTCGCGCAGTTGCCGCAGGTCGAAGCGGGAGGCGAACCACCCCAGCACGAACGCCAGCGGCAGGCCCAGCAGCAGCCAGCTGAAATCAAATTCCATGGATGGAGGGCGGTTGTTGTTGCAGGTCCGGCACGGCTGGGGCCGCGACCGGTGCGGGGGCCGGGGCTTCAGCCGGCAACGCGGCCTGTGCGCGCCGGGCGGCGCTGCGGTGCTTCCACCAGCGGGGCACCATGCCCAGCACGCCCACGACGACCCCGGCCGCGAAGGCCGTCAGCACGACGAGCACCAGGGGGGCGCTCCAGTGCGTGCCGAAAAAGAAGTGCACGGTGGCGTCTTGCTGGTTGTTCAGCGCAAAAGCGAACAGGGTAAAAAAAATGGCTGCCTTGAGCAGCCACAGGAGGTATTTCATGCGTCTCCCCGGTGGTGTGGGGGCATTCTACGGGCACGCCGTGGCGCGTCTGCCATCTGCACCGATACCCGTGCCACGGGCTCCTGGCGCTTGACAGCCAAGCGCAGGCAGCTATCAATTTTGATGTTTTTGCGCCGGTGCATCGACGATGCCCATTTCGACCGTGCGCTGGTCTACGGCTTCGCGCAGGGCCTTGCCGGGCTTGAAGTGGGGCACGCGCTTTTCCGGGATCGCCACGGCTTCGCCGCTGCGGGGATTGCGGCCCATGCGGGGTGGGCGGCGGTTGACCGAAAAGCTGCCAAAACCCCGGATCTCGATGCGGTGGTCGCGCACCAATGCGTCGCCCACGGCGTCCAGAATGGTCTTGACGGCGTATTCGGCATCGCGCTGGGTGAGCTGGCTGAACCGTGCTGCCAGTTCTTCAACGAGGTCTGATCGGGTCATGGAATCCTAGTCTTTGCAACCTGGGAAACAGAACAAAAAGAAGCGGGCGCACGAGGC
This region of Acidovorax sp. GBBC 1281 genomic DNA includes:
- a CDS encoding LapA family protein yields the protein MKYLLWLLKAAIFFTLFAFALNNQQDATVHFFFGTHWSAPLVLVVLTAFAAGVVVGVLGMVPRWWKHRSAARRAQAALPAEAPAPAPVAAPAVPDLQQQPPSIHGI
- a CDS encoding integration host factor subunit beta, giving the protein MTRSDLVEELAARFSQLTQRDAEYAVKTILDAVGDALVRDHRIEIRGFGSFSVNRRPPRMGRNPRSGEAVAIPEKRVPHFKPGKALREAVDQRTVEMGIVDAPAQKHQN